In Caldicellulosiruptor morganii, the following proteins share a genomic window:
- a CDS encoding transglycosylase domain-containing protein encodes MAENSKKNKDSKKTNTGFKIFIKSFFRTFLLLIIASAVVMVGAGLGMITAYIKAIPPNALDIITSSSNESQTTIVYDQSSNEIARLHGSENRVRVPYSKIPKNLINAFVAIEDERFWQHSGIDIKRIFGAIYKNLKSGNMSEGASTITQQLVRNKLLTFERSFKRKIQEQYLAIQLEKRWTKEQIMEEYLNTINLGSGAYGVEAAAYTYFGKDVSQLTLAECALIAGITQNPSYYNPYVFPDHAKQKQELVLKKMLELGYITEQEYLEAKNQPLVYVKKDVPSESLYKHPYFVDSVIDEAIEILSSKKRISEDEAENLVYSGGLRIYTTMDETVQSIMEDAFSDPSIMPKIRHYDASGTPQPQAAAVLIDFSTGEVKGIMGGRGNLKGVRLLNRATMSVRQPGSAIKPIADYALALENGYTAASIIDDVPFSVGGYTPRNLYKSAVVPGKRGYKGLMTLREALQWSANVPAVKVAYNLGIQNVYRNLKRFGFTTLAPQDMNSLSIAIGGFTYGVKPIELTAAFAAVANGGIYIKPYFITKIEDKNGAVLFERTPYKRKVMDDKNAYILTNILQSVVTARITVGVRFSYPVAGKTGTTDDSKDRWFVGYTPNYALGVWVGEDKPVALNYLTGTNPALKIFKGIMDRVVSKKGVSSEFPRPPGIVERYICKESGKLATDLCRKDPRGSQVIKEIFVAGTEPTEYCDRHVKLKVCAQSKALATQYCPNVIEKIFIRRDNPIWPDKSNLVVPPDDYMYQAPEKYCDIHRAPQNPQADTNLQGGLQNEASPGQGNEGNSTSGSTLNQSTGQTNESTGALQTDQTTSGEVYGQR; translated from the coding sequence ATGGCTGAAAATAGCAAAAAAAACAAAGATTCTAAGAAAACAAATACTGGCTTTAAAATATTTATAAAAAGCTTTTTCAGAACATTTTTGCTTTTGATCATTGCAAGTGCGGTGGTTATGGTTGGTGCCGGGCTTGGAATGATCACAGCATACATAAAGGCAATACCGCCAAATGCTCTGGATATAATAACAAGCTCTTCAAATGAGAGTCAAACGACAATTGTATATGACCAGAGCTCAAATGAAATAGCGCGACTTCACGGAAGTGAAAACAGAGTCAGAGTCCCCTACAGTAAAATCCCCAAAAATCTTATAAATGCATTTGTTGCAATTGAAGATGAGAGATTCTGGCAGCACAGCGGAATTGATATCAAACGAATCTTTGGCGCAATTTATAAAAATCTCAAAAGTGGAAATATGTCCGAGGGCGCAAGCACAATCACACAGCAGCTTGTGAGAAACAAACTTCTGACATTTGAAAGATCATTCAAAAGAAAGATACAGGAACAGTACTTAGCAATTCAGCTTGAAAAAAGATGGACAAAAGAGCAAATCATGGAAGAATACCTCAATACAATCAACCTTGGCAGCGGAGCATATGGTGTTGAGGCTGCTGCTTACACATATTTTGGAAAGGATGTATCGCAGCTTACGCTGGCAGAGTGTGCTTTGATTGCCGGCATTACACAAAACCCTTCATATTACAATCCATATGTCTTCCCCGATCATGCAAAACAGAAGCAGGAGCTTGTTTTGAAGAAGATGCTGGAGCTTGGATACATTACAGAACAGGAATATTTAGAAGCCAAAAATCAGCCGCTTGTTTATGTGAAAAAGGATGTGCCATCAGAATCTTTGTATAAACATCCATATTTTGTTGACTCTGTGATTGATGAGGCAATTGAAATCCTGTCCAGCAAAAAGAGAATTTCGGAAGATGAAGCAGAAAACCTTGTATACAGCGGCGGGCTCAGAATCTATACCACCATGGATGAAACTGTGCAGAGCATCATGGAAGATGCATTTTCAGACCCTTCAATCATGCCAAAAATAAGACACTACGATGCCTCCGGCACACCACAGCCGCAGGCAGCAGCAGTTTTGATTGACTTTTCAACAGGGGAAGTAAAAGGCATCATGGGCGGAAGAGGAAATCTAAAAGGTGTCAGGCTTTTGAACAGGGCAACAATGTCTGTGCGCCAGCCAGGCTCTGCTATAAAACCAATCGCTGACTATGCACTTGCACTTGAAAATGGATACACCGCAGCTTCTATAATTGACGATGTCCCGTTTTCAGTGGGTGGCTACACACCGAGAAACTTGTACAAAAGTGCTGTGGTGCCCGGAAAGCGTGGCTATAAAGGCTTGATGACGTTAAGAGAAGCTCTTCAGTGGTCGGCAAATGTGCCGGCTGTTAAAGTTGCCTACAACCTTGGTATTCAAAATGTGTACAGGAACCTAAAAAGGTTTGGCTTTACAACCCTCGCACCGCAGGACATGAACAGTTTATCAATTGCAATTGGCGGATTTACCTATGGTGTAAAACCCATTGAACTTACTGCTGCGTTTGCTGCAGTTGCAAACGGCGGGATTTATATAAAACCCTACTTCATAACAAAGATTGAAGACAAAAACGGCGCTGTCTTGTTTGAAAGAACACCTTACAAAAGAAAGGTTATGGACGACAAAAACGCCTATATTCTGACAAACATACTGCAAAGCGTTGTGACTGCACGAATTACAGTTGGGGTAAGATTTTCCTACCCTGTTGCAGGCAAAACCGGTACAACTGACGATAGCAAAGACAGGTGGTTTGTAGGATATACACCCAACTATGCGCTCGGTGTTTGGGTCGGTGAGGACAAACCTGTTGCACTGAACTATCTTACCGGTACAAACCCGGCTTTGAAGATCTTTAAAGGTATAATGGACAGGGTTGTTAGCAAAAAAGGTGTGAGCTCCGAATTCCCAAGACCACCCGGAATTGTCGAAAGGTACATCTGCAAAGAGTCGGGCAAACTTGCAACAGATCTATGCAGGAAAGACCCAAGAGGAAGCCAGGTTATAAAGGAGATTTTTGTTGCCGGCACAGAGCCAACCGAGTATTGTGACAGGCATGTAAAGCTAAAAGTGTGCGCACAATCAAAAGCACTTGCAACACAGTACTGTCCCAATGTCATTGAGAAGATATTCATCCGCAGAGACAACCCCATCTGGCCTGATAAATCAAACTTGGTTGTGCCACCTGACGATTATATGTACCAGGCACCGGAAAAGTACTGTGACATTCACAGAGCACCACAAAACCCGCAGGCTGATACAAATTTGCAGGGTGGTTTGCAAAATGAAGCATCCCCGGGGCAGGGAAATGAAGGTAATAGCACATCCGGCAGCACACTAAATCAAAGCACCGGGCAGACAAATGAATCTACAGGTGCTTTGCAAACTGATCAGACAACGTCGGGGGAGGTCTACGGGCAGAGGTAA
- the csx1 gene encoding CRISPR-associated CARF protein Csx1 — protein sequence MKLIYQLGRLDSNMEPQKFKFVDEDEKNCIEAELSSLYLKKYFNSVKNEQTEVVLLYPVSLPFNPTLLKNNSKLDDICKKKIEEIWEKEDEYFRNPRGFFENYFPYGKEKDDFIVIHSMGRYLYGKDGENTKEVRFDTAYGDIVLEIFLDMLKRYLEKESLIEEIYIDISSGHNIYISAMLEALRHFATFANLRHWINKERRPGLFVTICDPILPGNKNVYQVYSEKQMFIVFFESPLKSNDLNEIYKKLSEIELENLKDQVEAILNRFLLIFSSIKNNTPLYLFDTETEIDEADEVKELLKNIINNMYSKIVKSYKESPKLNKNLWIKMLNTLGFYLGIIDTIKNLEISKYQKQKGISIEDLEDKAGKMYKIFGLKNHIDILKVELDRLEISDEKDKLNYIKISNKKEQQEQRNFFAHCGFEKKFIWVEWVEEKEKKNNVRYLKYVRYLDDSPELRLREIIKEFLLKRV from the coding sequence ATGAAATTAATATATCAATTGGGGCGATTGGATTCTAATATGGAACCTCAAAAGTTTAAATTTGTAGATGAGGATGAAAAAAATTGCATTGAGGCAGAATTAAGTTCACTTTATTTAAAAAAGTATTTCAATAGCGTAAAAAATGAACAAACAGAAGTAGTGCTTCTCTACCCAGTAAGTTTACCTTTTAATCCTACTTTACTTAAAAACAATTCGAAACTGGATGATATATGCAAGAAGAAAATTGAAGAAATTTGGGAAAAAGAAGATGAATACTTTAGAAACCCTCGAGGCTTTTTTGAAAATTATTTTCCTTATGGCAAAGAAAAAGATGATTTTATAGTGATTCATTCGATGGGTAGGTATTTATATGGTAAAGATGGAGAAAATACAAAGGAAGTGCGTTTTGATACCGCTTATGGAGATATAGTATTAGAAATTTTCCTTGACATGTTAAAAAGGTACCTTGAAAAGGAAAGCTTAATAGAAGAAATTTATATTGATATTTCAAGTGGGCACAATATTTATATTTCAGCTATGCTTGAGGCACTCAGACATTTTGCAACGTTTGCAAATTTAAGACACTGGATTAATAAAGAAAGAAGACCAGGATTATTTGTAACAATTTGTGATCCCATTCTACCTGGAAATAAAAATGTTTATCAGGTGTATAGTGAAAAACAGATGTTTATTGTTTTCTTTGAGTCTCCATTGAAATCAAATGATTTAAATGAAATTTATAAAAAATTATCTGAAATAGAACTAGAGAACCTCAAAGATCAAGTAGAAGCTATTTTGAATAGATTCCTGCTTATTTTTAGTAGTATAAAAAACAATACACCTCTTTATCTATTTGATACCGAAACTGAAATTGATGAAGCAGACGAAGTTAAGGAGTTACTGAAAAATATTATTAACAATATGTATAGCAAGATAGTGAAAAGCTATAAAGAATCTCCCAAGCTAAATAAAAATCTCTGGATCAAAATGTTAAATACACTTGGATTTTATTTGGGGATAATAGATACAATAAAAAATTTAGAAATTTCAAAATACCAAAAACAAAAAGGTATATCAATAGAAGATTTGGAAGATAAAGCAGGAAAAATGTATAAAATATTTGGACTTAAAAATCACATCGATATTTTGAAAGTCGAATTGGATAGACTAGAAATATCAGATGAAAAAGATAAATTGAATTACATAAAAATCTCTAATAAAAAAGAGCAACAAGAGCAACGAAATTTTTTTGCTCACTGTGGGTTTGAAAAGAAGTTTATTTGGGTAGAGTGGGTAGAGGAGAAAGAAAAAAAGAATAACGTAAGGTATTTAAAATATGTAAGATACCTTGATGATTCGCCTGAATTGAGATTGAGAGAGATAATAAAAGAATTTCTTCTTAAACGTGTATAA
- the cas10 gene encoding type III-B CRISPR-associated protein Cas10/Cmr2 produces the protein MGVWKLKLKAFLHDPLDKQWVLSFDCPKNKEHESHEMVSEKLLNYILPNECIEEFSEITKIADEISYPMNEINEILENLKKPTIIKPEEICFHDIYSRKIRKKVINKYFKNKHKRLEKFFQLLGNIFLNLNCNDEEKAKLAFLLLWQYVPDFFKWVTIHPADSQIPSHSIYNHLVQTSAIATAITNVNELLSGKLEGDIPAFLIFTIGPVQSFIAKARKTQDLWAGSYILSYLTYKSLEPLIDELGPDMVIYPNLRGQPLIERWLHNIFSSIRDKNESFEQIIESFKAMFCHNNKEDNEQKLLIANIPNRFLAFIPFSRKNIADKCKESLTNTLTKFAKEIDTLVKEEYLKDFEINPAFQDEIKNQLLSYFQVYYAVLPWTTNKCNLESGGNIPGELTSESVFNDHKILFEKSEIRNLIIEEIIKLNQNSKNGDKIDYSKAGIGRSYPLLIDLLEKLLGARKSIRDFQYLPSRNREKCHLCGENEIVSLSIDEKQNKSLWEKLRKKEPGLLKENERLCSVCLFKRFFPKLLEKELEIKVLSFPSTSEIASIPAKVELLKNNEEFVKKFVEKYNNFKNSIEASGRKLPFSETVPALKKMYGGKYCSLCSIDGQWLMIESYSKDYLKNEFGIEKIDESFLRTIGEIKELLYKENLNFSRYFAILQMDGDHMGKWIRGFGSFEESEKIEFPTIKETIHEKVLEDLQNNFKDSTNINLDSLIEKVHPSTPTYHQILSSRLISFALHEVRRIVEEKYFGKLIYAGGDDVLALLPVNTVLNCAYELQKRYKEVVNSRATMSAGIVIAHHKYPLSLALKAVSSAEKKAKNLLGRNAFCVQLITHSGETKESGGKWDLVDFINKIRNDLQNGSIPKVFCNQIIEIMNQLLNVEQESVSQEIVEILKLEIRRLWQRKKKYEGKKPILKIEDVIERFEKYIAQDIKNSENSLLYKTQKILMFGYLFYLAKFLTGKDDLNL, from the coding sequence ATGGGTGTATGGAAGCTAAAACTAAAGGCTTTTCTGCATGATCCTCTTGACAAACAATGGGTACTAAGCTTTGATTGCCCAAAAAATAAAGAACATGAATCTCATGAAATGGTATCAGAAAAACTTCTCAACTATATTCTCCCCAACGAGTGTATAGAAGAATTCTCCGAGATAACCAAAATTGCAGACGAAATTTCATACCCGATGAACGAAATAAACGAAATATTAGAAAATCTTAAAAAACCTACTATTATAAAGCCTGAAGAAATTTGTTTTCATGATATTTACTCACGAAAAATCAGGAAAAAAGTAATTAACAAATATTTTAAAAATAAACATAAAAGGCTTGAAAAGTTTTTTCAATTACTTGGAAACATTTTTTTAAATTTGAATTGCAATGATGAAGAAAAAGCAAAATTGGCTTTTTTACTTCTCTGGCAGTATGTTCCTGATTTTTTCAAATGGGTAACTATTCATCCAGCAGATAGTCAAATACCTTCACACTCAATTTATAATCATTTGGTTCAAACAAGCGCAATTGCAACTGCTATTACAAACGTCAATGAACTTTTATCTGGTAAGTTAGAAGGTGATATCCCAGCGTTTTTAATTTTCACAATTGGACCTGTCCAAAGTTTTATTGCAAAAGCACGTAAAACTCAGGATTTATGGGCAGGAAGCTACATTCTTTCGTATCTTACATACAAGTCTTTGGAACCTCTAATAGATGAACTTGGTCCTGACATGGTAATTTACCCAAATTTGAGAGGTCAACCTTTAATAGAAAGATGGCTACATAACATTTTTTCCAGTATTAGAGATAAAAATGAGTCTTTTGAACAGATTATAGAATCATTTAAAGCAATGTTTTGCCATAATAATAAAGAAGATAATGAGCAAAAACTTCTGATTGCAAATATTCCAAATCGTTTTCTGGCATTTATACCTTTTAGTAGAAAGAATATAGCAGATAAATGCAAAGAATCCCTTACCAATACTTTGACAAAGTTTGCAAAAGAAATTGACACTCTGGTAAAAGAAGAATATTTAAAAGATTTTGAGATCAACCCTGCTTTTCAGGATGAAATAAAAAACCAGCTATTATCATATTTTCAAGTTTATTATGCAGTATTGCCCTGGACCACTAACAAATGCAATTTAGAAAGTGGTGGTAATATTCCTGGTGAACTGACAAGTGAAAGTGTATTTAATGACCATAAAATTTTATTTGAAAAGAGTGAAATTCGTAACCTCATTATTGAAGAAATAATTAAATTGAACCAAAACTCTAAAAATGGGGACAAAATCGATTATTCAAAAGCAGGCATAGGCAGGTCATATCCTTTACTAATTGATTTATTAGAAAAACTTCTGGGCGCTCGGAAAAGTATTAGAGATTTTCAATATTTACCTTCTCGTAATAGAGAAAAATGTCATCTGTGCGGTGAAAATGAAATAGTATCTTTATCCATAGATGAAAAACAAAATAAATCTTTATGGGAAAAATTGAGAAAAAAAGAGCCAGGGCTTTTAAAAGAAAACGAAAGACTTTGCAGTGTTTGCTTATTCAAAAGATTTTTCCCAAAATTGCTTGAGAAAGAGCTTGAAATTAAAGTCTTATCATTCCCTTCAACTTCTGAGATTGCTTCTATACCGGCAAAAGTAGAACTTCTGAAAAACAATGAAGAGTTTGTTAAAAAATTTGTGGAGAAATATAACAATTTTAAAAATTCAATTGAAGCAAGTGGCAGGAAGCTTCCATTTTCAGAAACAGTTCCTGCTTTGAAAAAAATGTATGGTGGTAAATACTGCAGCCTGTGTTCCATTGATGGTCAGTGGCTTATGATAGAAAGTTACTCAAAAGATTATCTTAAAAATGAGTTTGGAATTGAAAAAATTGATGAAAGTTTTCTCCGCACTATCGGAGAAATAAAAGAACTTTTATATAAAGAAAATCTGAATTTTTCAAGGTATTTTGCAATTTTACAAATGGACGGCGACCACATGGGCAAATGGATTAGAGGATTCGGAAGTTTTGAGGAAAGTGAAAAAATAGAATTCCCCACAATAAAAGAAACCATCCATGAAAAGGTCCTTGAAGATTTACAAAATAACTTTAAAGACAGCACTAATATTAACTTAGATAGTCTTATTGAGAAAGTACATCCTTCCACTCCTACATACCATCAAATATTAAGTAGCAGACTAATTTCATTTGCTTTACACGAGGTTAGACGAATAGTAGAAGAAAAATATTTTGGAAAATTGATATATGCAGGTGGCGATGATGTTTTAGCTTTGCTTCCTGTAAATACTGTTTTGAACTGTGCATACGAACTTCAAAAGCGATATAAAGAAGTAGTAAATTCAAGGGCTACAATGAGTGCAGGTATTGTTATAGCTCATCATAAATACCCACTGTCGCTTGCACTAAAAGCAGTAAGTAGCGCTGAGAAAAAGGCTAAAAATCTGCTTGGCAGAAATGCCTTTTGTGTTCAGCTTATAACCCACTCGGGTGAAACCAAAGAGAGCGGTGGAAAATGGGATCTGGTAGACTTTATAAATAAAATAAGAAACGACCTTCAAAATGGTTCAATTCCCAAAGTATTTTGTAACCAAATAATTGAGATTATGAATCAGCTTTTAAACGTTGAACAGGAATCTGTTTCACAAGAAATAGTAGAGATTTTGAAACTGGAAATAAGACGGTTATGGCAAAGAAAGAAGAAATATGAAGGCAAAAAGCCCATTTTAAAGATAGAAGATGTAATTGAGCGCTTTGAAAAATATATAGCTCAAGATATCAAAAATTCCGAAAATTCTCTCTTATATAAAACTCAGAAAATTTTGATGTTTGGCTATCTATTTTATTTAGCAAAGTTTTTGACAGGCAAAGATGATCTTAATTTATAA
- the cmr3 gene encoding type III-B CRISPR module-associated protein Cmr3 produces MLKFEFKPFDVLFFGSGKPFNRGDDASSIFPPFPHTLAGAISQRLTTFSKIESSRTIKFIFGPFVKRLTTISEEETLFFPAPSNIYTARKEDKPDFFCILNPFENMSLKLFLSQNTNKPNTIYTFCVYTKDETEIEPFNGFVSMKYLKHWLDGTLENKLSNTENKVENKNNIIKLDEICQNDERIGIKINPEQGTVEKDSGVYRVSFKKLKTEPAEEFSLVVWAEFDLEDENLKKANLGYEQIKAIFEKEPHVLKVGGESKTVFYKLEESSFFDEIKDLLETENTIVGFLKCENDSLSMIPKKVSKIEKGEKVQFLFLTHGVSGSFLPDLLRRCGFRTISMTMNGCPNVTLYSSKSKRFFSKAIPAGTVIWTVAEKDIEISSENACTLSQNNFIGSNLVLIRKE; encoded by the coding sequence ATGTTAAAGTTTGAATTTAAGCCCTTTGATGTGCTGTTTTTTGGAAGTGGTAAACCTTTTAACAGGGGAGATGACGCAAGTTCCATCTTCCCTCCGTTTCCACACACCCTTGCCGGAGCAATATCACAAAGACTTACAACTTTTTCTAAGATAGAGTCTTCAAGGACTATAAAGTTTATCTTTGGCCCTTTTGTAAAAAGACTGACAACAATTTCTGAGGAAGAAACTTTATTTTTCCCTGCACCTTCGAATATATACACTGCCCGAAAAGAAGATAAACCTGATTTTTTCTGCATACTAAATCCATTTGAAAATATGAGTCTGAAGTTATTTCTTTCCCAAAATACTAATAAGCCAAATACAATATATACATTTTGTGTTTACACTAAAGATGAGACCGAAATTGAACCCTTCAATGGGTTTGTCTCAATGAAATATTTAAAACACTGGTTAGATGGAACGTTAGAAAATAAACTTTCAAATACAGAAAATAAAGTAGAAAATAAAAACAACATTATCAAGCTTGATGAAATATGTCAAAACGATGAGAGAATTGGCATAAAAATAAATCCAGAACAAGGAACTGTAGAAAAAGATAGTGGTGTTTACAGAGTATCCTTTAAAAAACTCAAGACTGAACCTGCAGAAGAGTTTTCACTTGTTGTTTGGGCAGAGTTTGATCTTGAAGATGAAAATCTCAAAAAAGCTAATTTAGGATATGAACAAATAAAAGCTATTTTTGAAAAAGAACCACACGTGTTAAAAGTTGGGGGCGAGTCAAAAACTGTGTTTTATAAGCTTGAAGAAAGTTCATTCTTTGATGAAATAAAGGATCTTCTTGAAACTGAAAATACTATCGTTGGATTTTTAAAGTGTGAAAATGATAGTTTATCAATGATCCCCAAAAAAGTTTCAAAAATAGAAAAAGGCGAAAAAGTTCAGTTTTTATTTTTAACACATGGAGTATCTGGTAGTTTCTTGCCTGATTTGCTCAGGAGATGTGGTTTTAGAACTATAAGCATGACAATGAATGGTTGTCCCAATGTAACACTGTATTCATCAAAAAGCAAAAGATTTTTCTCAAAAGCAATTCCAGCTGGCACAGTAATTTGGACAGTAGCAGAAAAAGATATTGAAATCTCATCTGAGAACGCTTGTACTTTATCTCAAAATAATTTTATTGGTTCAAACCTTGTCCTGATTAGAAAGGAGTAA
- the cmr1 gene encoding type III-B CRISPR module RAMP protein Cmr1: MREYTFHCEVVTPLFMGGSDPKKLELRSQSFNGLFRYWFRVGGGSLEDEKRIFGFGGNNARKGLVQIIVRQLPPINIWHKDIMKDTELVKGMYYLNNFLQRTERECAFITGQQFKLIFRFSPLATEDDIKKFFCSVWLAINLGNFGARARRGFGSIKVNSIDGTDELYSFLQFKPQSSLEIWLPDNLKVIKNTLFAEERKSIPCLFNNSVEIYYLKKEDLENSYNKWFSEIRKNRKSNKYVPNLETSDLNLNNPFKVLSFMGCLLMAFRNYYLPDYANLISAVNNPSEAVKKGIVIERALFGLPLIFIIGKKTYNVSAYISTKETKKLERRASPLWFKVLLNSSLNSIESLFIVMKSEFLPKNMIINLKIQNSEIKCSTNKWNALDTFIATLKKYEIIEKINF; the protein is encoded by the coding sequence ATGAGGGAATATACCTTTCACTGTGAGGTTGTCACTCCCCTTTTTATGGGTGGGAGTGATCCCAAAAAATTAGAATTAAGAAGCCAGTCTTTTAACGGACTTTTTAGGTACTGGTTCCGAGTTGGCGGAGGAAGTTTAGAAGATGAAAAAAGAATTTTTGGCTTTGGTGGAAATAATGCCAGAAAAGGACTTGTGCAGATAATAGTCAGACAATTGCCTCCCATTAACATTTGGCATAAAGATATAATGAAAGATACTGAGCTGGTTAAAGGTATGTATTATTTGAATAATTTTTTGCAAAGAACCGAACGCGAATGTGCTTTTATTACAGGCCAACAGTTCAAATTAATATTTCGCTTTTCACCTTTAGCAACAGAAGATGATATCAAGAAGTTCTTCTGCAGTGTGTGGCTTGCAATTAATCTTGGTAACTTTGGTGCAAGGGCAAGAAGAGGCTTTGGCTCTATAAAAGTTAATAGTATAGACGGCACAGATGAACTGTATTCTTTTCTTCAGTTTAAACCTCAAAGCTCTTTAGAAATTTGGCTCCCTGATAATCTTAAAGTGATAAAAAACACTTTGTTTGCGGAAGAAAGAAAAAGTATTCCCTGTTTGTTTAATAATAGTGTTGAAATATACTATTTAAAAAAAGAAGATTTAGAAAATTCCTATAATAAATGGTTTTCAGAAATACGCAAAAACAGAAAAAGTAATAAATATGTACCAAATTTAGAAACAAGCGATTTAAATCTAAATAATCCTTTTAAAGTATTATCATTTATGGGCTGCTTACTTATGGCTTTTAGAAATTATTACTTACCTGACTATGCAAACTTAATTTCTGCGGTTAACAATCCAAGTGAAGCAGTCAAAAAAGGAATAGTAATAGAAAGAGCGTTGTTTGGTTTGCCTCTGATTTTTATAATTGGAAAAAAAACTTATAATGTTAGTGCATATATTTCAACAAAAGAAACCAAAAAGTTAGAAAGAAGAGCATCACCTTTGTGGTTTAAAGTATTACTAAATTCAAGTTTAAATAGTATTGAAAGCTTGTTTATAGTAATGAAGTCTGAATTTTTACCGAAAAACATGATAATAAATTTGAAAATCCAAAACAGCGAAATAAAATGTTCAACAAATAAATGGAACGCTTTAGATACTTTTATCGCTACACTTAAAAAATATGAAATAATTGAGAAAATCAATTTTTAA
- the cmr4 gene encoding type III-B CRISPR module RAMP protein Cmr4, whose amino-acid sequence MFKDSILVTYYCETPIHMGSGQSISYVDLPIQREKHTDFPVIWSSSIKGVVRDKSFRCDWSPNKINYIFGSDQEETSDNLVPACVSFTDAKILFYPVRSAKGIFAWISCPFVLKRFLKEAKSAGTISKNVSTAIINCITFIEPISQNKVVLLDSSAFIKNSSEKVMLEEFEFSAEVKEVEEVNETIRFFKSILPENELTKEFEKRLVIVPDDIFSAFVKYAVEIRTRIRIDQITGVVDDKALFTEELLPAESIFYGFVFTTDPFFGIDNDVYNKLSSSPIDWEKLCNSVPNEKLDILKEAAGERSENEADKRDDRYLFSKDVANQLIKLLDNGLLQLGADSTLGRGFVKVKTTSKHSSDSEDKQEVSG is encoded by the coding sequence ATGTTCAAAGATTCAATTTTAGTCACATACTATTGCGAAACTCCCATACATATGGGATCTGGGCAGAGTATTTCATATGTGGATTTGCCTATTCAAAGAGAAAAGCATACTGACTTTCCTGTTATATGGTCAAGCAGTATAAAAGGTGTGGTTAGAGATAAGTCATTCAGATGTGATTGGAGTCCAAATAAAATTAACTACATCTTTGGTTCTGACCAGGAAGAAACCTCTGATAATTTAGTACCAGCATGTGTGAGTTTCACAGATGCAAAAATACTTTTTTATCCTGTTCGTTCAGCAAAAGGTATATTTGCTTGGATTTCTTGTCCATTTGTTTTAAAAAGATTTCTTAAAGAAGCAAAAAGCGCAGGCACTATTAGCAAAAATGTGTCAACCGCAATAATTAACTGTATAACCTTTATAGAACCTATTTCTCAAAACAAAGTAGTATTACTTGACAGCAGTGCCTTTATTAAGAATTCTTCAGAGAAAGTCATGTTAGAAGAATTTGAATTTTCTGCAGAAGTTAAAGAAGTTGAAGAGGTTAATGAAACTATAAGATTTTTCAAAAGTATCCTCCCAGAAAATGAGCTTACAAAAGAATTTGAAAAAAGATTAGTGATAGTTCCAGATGATATTTTTTCAGCTTTTGTTAAATATGCAGTCGAAATTAGAACAAGGATTAGAATAGACCAAATAACAGGTGTTGTTGATGATAAAGCATTATTTACTGAAGAACTCTTGCCTGCAGAGAGTATTTTTTACGGATTTGTTTTTACAACCGACCCGTTTTTCGGTATTGATAACGATGTATATAACAAATTGAGTTCCTCTCCTATTGATTGGGAAAAATTGTGCAATTCTGTTCCCAATGAAAAGTTAGATATCTTAAAAGAGGCAGCGGGAGAAAGAAGTGAAAACGAAGCTGATAAAAGAGATGACAGGTATTTGTTTTCTAAAGATGTTGCCAATCAACTTATAAAGCTTCTTGACAATGGACTTCTCCAACTTGGTGCAGATTCAACTCTTGGAAGAGGTTTTGTAAAGGTAAAAACTACTTCAAAACATTCTTCAGACTCTGAAGATAAGCAGGAGGTAAGTGGTTAA
- the cmr5 gene encoding type III-B CRISPR module-associated protein Cmr5: protein MSIKSTEQEIASFCFKEIPSSNKTQLADNNDKLSKFKSDIRRLPAMITNNGLLATMTFYKKNNDKVYNIINKWFSNKSGRDIDLIKYLTNLTYEELLFKTSEALKLADWLKRIVEVKIKDDKTTQEE from the coding sequence ATGAGTATAAAAAGTACAGAACAAGAAATAGCATCGTTTTGCTTTAAGGAAATTCCTTCCTCTAATAAAACTCAACTAGCAGATAATAACGACAAACTTTCAAAGTTTAAATCTGATATAAGAAGACTTCCCGCTATGATAACCAATAATGGTCTTTTAGCTACCATGACATTTTATAAAAAGAATAATGATAAAGTTTATAATATAATAAACAAATGGTTTTCAAATAAATCAGGAAGAGATATTGATCTAATTAAATATCTAACTAATTTAACTTATGAAGAGCTGCTTTTCAAAACATCTGAAGCTCTTAAACTTGCTGACTGGTTAAAAAGAATTGTTGAGGTGAAAATTAAAGATGACAAAACAACACAAGAGGAATAA